The proteins below come from a single Staphylococcus sp. MI 10-1553 genomic window:
- a CDS encoding teichoic acid translocation permease, with amino-acid sequence MSVLENLIHFFHNRTRLFRHSKYRLQKHRKWTALTFLIAFGLMVFTAIAFQFLDIVEVTQATFDYRLTGLVAFGVIWVAIYIHYRFFPRDYYVTRHFNMSPFFHIVLSSVMNTVILTVLMSVMAWLKPLNTDTTWVGVFFYSAMSFIFIFIMSYLLGLVYVLYPKLDRVFILIMILTFLLVPILYIPPNSNGWVTHIMMLNPMYYLVNGMQQAVIVGHEAMNHLGYHLYFMCFIGLIIVFCYALKDYVSQLRPNEHHQSEGQKEKAE; translated from the coding sequence ATGAGCGTGTTAGAAAACTTAATTCATTTTTTCCATAATCGAACAAGATTGTTTAGACACAGTAAATATCGCCTTCAAAAACATCGTAAATGGACAGCATTAACTTTTTTAATCGCATTCGGTTTAATGGTTTTCACCGCGATTGCTTTTCAATTTTTAGATATCGTGGAAGTGACACAAGCGACCTTTGATTATCGCCTGACAGGGCTCGTCGCTTTTGGTGTCATATGGGTTGCGATTTATATTCATTATCGCTTCTTTCCTAGAGATTATTATGTGACGCGTCACTTTAATATGAGTCCATTTTTCCATATTGTTTTGTCGAGCGTGATGAATACCGTCATATTAACTGTATTAATGAGCGTCATGGCTTGGTTAAAACCTTTGAATACAGATACGACGTGGGTAGGCGTATTCTTTTATAGTGCGATGTCGTTCATTTTTATCTTCATCATGTCATATTTACTTGGTTTAGTGTATGTGCTCTATCCAAAGTTAGACCGCGTTTTTATATTGATCATGATTTTGACATTTTTACTCGTGCCAATTCTTTATATTCCACCTAATAGTAACGGTTGGGTGACACATATTATGATGCTGAACCCGATGTATTATTTAGTCAATGGGATGCAACAAGCTGTTATCGTTGGCCATGAAGCCATGAATCATCTCGGTTATCATCTTTATTTCATGTGTTTCATTGGACTAATAATTGTCTTCTGTTATGCATTAAAAGATTATGTATCACAATTAAGACCAAACGAACACCATCAATCAGAAGGACAAAAAGAAAAAGCAGAGTAA